The Bdellovibrio bacteriovorus DNA segment ACACAGTGACGGTGGCGGTCGCCGTAGTCCCATTTGTCACAACAGCATTGCAGCCTGCGAAGTCAGTTCCGCCTAAAATAATATCTGCATTGGTAAGATTGATCGTCGTCGCATCGGTGTAGGTCACCGTGTACACGAAAGAGGTCGCGCTGCTGCCAGAAGAAATGGCGGGTCCGGTAATGACGATGGAAGGTGCAGGCAGGGGCGGTGGAGTGACAGAAGATAAATCTGTTTTCCAGCTATTGGCCGTTATGTTCCCGATACATCCTGTCAGCCCCAAAAAGCAAAACAGGACCATCACGAACCTTGTTAAGTTACGTCCCCGAACATTCATGAGATATACTTCGGATAGCTAAGACTTTCCCTTGAATTACCAAGCCAGCATGCGATGTACCTTGCATTACCGCCTCATACTGAGACCCCCGGTCCTTCATCAGCTGTTGCGTTGATGCACTTTTTTCTGATGATCCTAAGAGCCTTTTCGACCATCATTAAGGAATTAGCGAGGTTGCCATGTCGACACATCCAAATTCAATGCGGACGCCCGAGGTTGAAACTGTTAAAGCCTTCTATGAGGCACTCAATAACAATGACATATCTGCAGCTATGAAGCTTTTTGATCCAAACATTGAGCGCGTTGAATTTGAAGACTTACCGACGGGTGGAACTTACCGTGGACTTGACGAAATGAAAGCGCATATCACCTCAGGCCGTGCGACGTGGGCCGAAGGGAGCTGTCATCCCGAGCGCTTTCTTGTCGCCGGCGATAAGGTCGTTGTATTTGTGCATGTTCACGTAAGGTTGAAAAATAAAACAGAATGGATCGACGGACATGTCGCTGATGTTTTTGCTTTCCGCGGTGAAAAGATCATCCAGATGCGTTCGTACTTAAAAAACGAACAGGCCTTAGAGTGGGCTGGGGTCAGGGACTCTTCGAAATAGCTCCATGGGCTATATATAGACGACAAGGATAAAGCCGCGTGGGTTTCAGAGCCGTTCCTTACGGACGAAAATAGATTGAACAGCCCTAAACCTTAAATTCACAGCCACCGTGGCAGTGAATTTATATTACGTTTTCTTTTTCATCACTTCTTCTAAATTCAAGCACTCGACGATTTCAACGCTATCTCCGGGAAAGATCGTGAAATGCGGATGATTTAAGAACATCTTCGCGGCTTCTTCAGCGTTAGGCGCCTCTACGATCACATACCCCGTAAGATTATTGCGAGTGTCAGAAATGCCGTTGGCATCCACGCGTTTTGTTTTTCCCAGCGGGGTTCCGTTATCTTTAATCGCGAGCTGATGTTTCTTGCCCCAGTTCATCCAGGCTTCGACACCTTGTTTTTCGCGATCGTGTCTTTCTTTTTCATTTAACGACTTCCACTTTTGATGAGTGGATTCTTCAGTTCCTAAATAGACGGCTAAAAATGTTTTCATGGATTATCCCTTATAAGCACGCTTTAAAGTTTCGATATCGAACTTCACCATTTTGTACATTTCGGCCATCACGCGTTTGACTTGCTCTGGTGTTCCATCCTTTTGCATGTCGTCCATGATCGTAGGAACAACCTGCCAAGAAAGACCGAATTTATCTTTCAGCCAGCCACATTGTTGAGGTTTTCCACCACCAGCCATTAGTTTTTCCCAGTATTCATCAATCTGCGCCTGTGTGTCGCAATAAACCATCAGGGAGATGGATTCGTTGAACTTAAAAATGGGTCCACCATTCACGGCGACAAATTTTTGTCCGTTCGCAGTGAAGTCCACGGTCATGACAGATCCTTCGGGCTTTCCGTGATGTTCAAAACCTTCCTTACCGAAACGGGCAATTGTCCCGATGCGACCATCTTTGAAAATAGAAGTGTAAAACTTTGCAGCGTCCTCAGCTTCAGAATCAAACCAAAGGCAAATACCAAAGGGCTTCATAAATCCTCCAATCTTAAAAGTGATCTTTTGTTACATACTATTTGGTATGTAAACTTTGTCAACAAGGAATTCTTTATCCAAACCTTAGGTGTCTTAAAAAGATAAAGTTTTAAACTCATCTTGCTTAAATGCAGAGAGCTAGACGCTCTAAAGATCTTTGGAGGACTTGTTGTAATTCGCGGCCAGCATTGTTCCACGCGTTTCCATTAGGACCATTATTTAGACACCA contains these protein-coding regions:
- a CDS encoding nuclear transport factor 2 family protein translates to MSTHPNSMRTPEVETVKAFYEALNNNDISAAMKLFDPNIERVEFEDLPTGGTYRGLDEMKAHITSGRATWAEGSCHPERFLVAGDKVVVFVHVHVRLKNKTEWIDGHVADVFAFRGEKIIQMRSYLKNEQALEWAGVRDSSK
- a CDS encoding VOC family protein, with amino-acid sequence MKPFGICLWFDSEAEDAAKFYTSIFKDGRIGTIARFGKEGFEHHGKPEGSVMTVDFTANGQKFVAVNGGPIFKFNESISLMVYCDTQAQIDEYWEKLMAGGGKPQQCGWLKDKFGLSWQVVPTIMDDMQKDGTPEQVKRVMAEMYKMVKFDIETLKRAYKG